The DNA sequence CGAAATGTAAatgaaagtaaattaaaagaacAATATTGAAATGCGgtatatatctatttattacattataaGTGAGATATTTAACATCAGAGAAAGGAATACTATGAATGTAAGTATATATATCTCGAAGCTAAATCATCAAATGAGACATCTAGACGAAGGAATAATATGAAAGCTATCTAAGTGTATATGCAAAAGATAAGGAAGGAAAATCCATGGACTGGGTGCATCATCTCCACCCAGTTCGAACTGCGAGATCACACCAatgtggaacaaactaaacaccagttattctctttttaataTCCGTGAGGGATGCCCTTGTGATCTGTGTAGTTAGATGAGGATTCTTGATCGCGAAGGCATCGTGGGAGGAAGAGAAAACTATTTCATCCATGTTTCTTACAATGAAGCTCAGGGTTGTTTCTTTAAGGTTTTGGTTGGAGCTAGTGTCGGATATTTCCAAGATATCAAGAGCGTTGGATGCATTCAGTGATCCAAGCATCTCATTTGCACAAAACTTCTGCAAGAAAGGGATCTCGTATTTTTCTGCAGCGACCGCCAACGAGAAAACGTGTTTCTCCATCTTCTCTTTTGGAAGACTTCCACTGTACAAGAACTCGAGTAGTGCATCTAGTTCCTCACGAGACAGCTCCGGTAGCGTTATCGTTTTATTCACCGGAGCTTTGCATTGGTCCGAATCCAGCATGTTTCGAAATATTGTCGATAGTGTTGCCTGTGGAGTATAGGGGCAGTTTGGTAGgaagataaataaacaaaatataattagatcATAAGTATTctatccgtcccataaaatgGAACTTTGgggacgacacgagatttaaCGCAAATTGGTCAAATAGAAGAGCcatagaaataaaaagtgatgTGATTGGAGTATTAATAGTGGAGAATGAGGCCTACCagttagagaaaaaaaacatgtcaaaaGTATAAGTGGATTAATTTTGTAGGACACCTCAGAATGAAAAAAGAAGCTATTgttatgggacgaaggaaggATATTTTAGGTTAATTATGTTCATATAAATTCATGATAGATGAGTCATCTAATCTACTAAATTGTCCCCATGTAATATAGCATATACTCAAATGTAATGCACTAGTAATGCATTGTATAATCGAAATTTCCGATCCGGTCCGAAGTACGTTGGATTTGTTACACCATACCAACATTCTGAATCGAAACTAGCATACCAATATTTAGGAAAATTTGGACAAAACTAGAAAACCAACAAATTCGTTGAgaacaaagtaaaaataagCCAAATCCGCAAAAGAAAAACCAACAAGTAGTTTAATAAAGAACtatcttaaaatgaaaactgaGAACTTATCAGTTGACAACTTGTGTTGCCAACTTatatggtactccctccgtttcgccatagctgaggcgaaacttttcggcacggagttttagaaatgaatattggttgtgttaaataaatatataaaaaagtaagagagaggaaaatgtagagagaataaagtaaaaagtgaatatagtagagagaataaagtaagagagagaaaaaagttaccatataaggaaatgactcaactatgaagaaacttcccgaaatggtaaaataactcaact is a window from the Salvia hispanica cultivar TCC Black 2014 chromosome 1, UniMelb_Shisp_WGS_1.0, whole genome shotgun sequence genome containing:
- the LOC125192459 gene encoding BTB/POZ domain-containing protein At3g56230-like, which encodes MDRGILLLTKKIENDKSTNNNLPSSSNSCKGFVNALKLMDEMNRDMNQQKLLSEKITYLSGFANALRDQIHTDIQIVPGGDNEPSIPSHRALLATLSTIFRNMLDSDQCKAPVNKTITLPELSREELDALLEFLYSGSLPKEKMEKHVFSLAVAAEKYEIPFLQKFCANEMLGSLNASNALDILEISDTSSNQNLKETTLSFIVRNMDEIVFSSSHDAFAIKNPHLTTQITRASLTDIKKRITGV